The following are from one region of the Stanieria cyanosphaera PCC 7437 genome:
- a CDS encoding CheR family methyltransferase encodes MNFTDDDRVFEELLEYLRRSRGFDFTGYKRTSLKRRVRKQMQLRELNSFEAYLDYLQVHQEEFQLLFNNILINVTTFFRDKLAWKYLQEQTIPHLIEGKSPRSPIRIWSAGCASGEEAYTLAILFADVLGVELFRQRVKIYATDVDEEALNQARLASYTSQQIEPIPPELRDRFFELQGERYLFRPDLRRVVIFGRHDLVQDAPISRLDLLVCRNTLMYFNAETQAKILNRFHFALNNSGFLFLGKAEMLLTHANLFTPANLQHRIFSPIAITRKRDRPILIADNINFAEEEVNNNSHFHWQLRELAFDTGAIAQIIIDLNGNIVLANASARNQFGINSLDLGRPLQDLEISYRPLELRSPLEKIYQERQIIIIEDVVRNLNKNETQYLNVQFIPLEGDNGAILGVSILFIDVTRYHDLQVQLQQANQELETANEELQSSNEELETTNEELQSTNEELETTNEELQSTNEELETMNEELQSTNEELQTINDELRQRTTELNQANSFLGSILASIRSGVIVVDYQFNILGWNNEAENLWGLRVDEVKGQSLLGLDIGLPVAQLREPIRRCLSRNKDKQEIQLKAINRRGKTIQCHISFNPLIGINKELQGVILLIDEIGASID; translated from the coding sequence ATGATGATCGCGTTTTTGAAGAACTTTTAGAATATTTAAGAAGATCGCGGGGTTTCGATTTTACTGGTTACAAACGAACTAGCCTCAAACGTCGAGTACGCAAACAGATGCAATTGCGAGAACTAAACAGTTTTGAAGCTTATCTAGATTATTTGCAAGTTCACCAGGAAGAATTTCAATTACTTTTTAATAATATTTTGATTAATGTTACTACTTTTTTTCGAGATAAATTGGCATGGAAATATTTGCAGGAACAAACTATTCCTCATTTAATTGAAGGCAAGTCACCGCGATCGCCGATTCGGATTTGGAGTGCTGGTTGTGCTTCAGGAGAAGAAGCTTATACTCTCGCGATTTTGTTCGCAGACGTTTTGGGAGTAGAATTATTTCGTCAGCGAGTTAAAATTTATGCTACAGATGTAGACGAAGAAGCCCTGAATCAAGCTCGTCTAGCGAGCTACACTAGTCAACAAATCGAGCCAATTCCGCCAGAATTACGCGATCGCTTTTTTGAATTGCAAGGAGAACGCTATCTTTTTCGCCCAGACTTGCGCCGTGTGGTGATTTTTGGTCGTCACGACTTGGTACAAGATGCACCGATTTCTCGCCTCGACTTGTTAGTCTGTCGTAATACATTAATGTATTTTAATGCCGAAACTCAAGCTAAAATTCTCAATCGTTTTCACTTCGCCCTTAATAATTCGGGATTTCTGTTTTTAGGTAAAGCAGAAATGTTGCTTACTCACGCAAATCTTTTTACTCCTGCCAATTTACAACATCGCATCTTTAGTCCAATAGCGATAACCAGAAAACGCGACCGACCAATCCTCATAGCTGACAATATCAATTTTGCGGAAGAAGAAGTGAACAATAATTCCCATTTTCATTGGCAACTTCGAGAACTTGCTTTTGATACAGGTGCGATCGCTCAAATTATCATCGACCTCAATGGCAATATAGTACTAGCCAATGCTTCCGCTCGCAATCAATTTGGGATCAATTCCCTCGATTTGGGTCGACCTTTGCAAGATTTGGAAATTTCTTATCGTCCTCTAGAATTACGTTCTCCTCTCGAAAAGATTTACCAAGAACGACAAATTATTATTATTGAAGATGTAGTTCGTAATCTCAACAAAAATGAAACTCAGTATTTAAATGTCCAGTTTATTCCCCTTGAAGGCGACAATGGTGCAATTTTGGGAGTAAGCATTTTATTTATTGATGTTACCCGTTATCATGACCTGCAAGTTCAACTTCAACAAGCGAATCAAGAATTAGAAACTGCTAATGAGGAACTTCAATCTAGTAATGAAGAGTTAGAAACCACTAATGAAGAATTGCAATCAACTAATGAAGAGTTGGAAACTACTAACGAAGAACTGCAATCAACTAACGAAGAACTAGAGACAATGAATGAAGAACTGCAATCAACCAATGAAGAATTGCAGACTATCAATGACGAATTACGTCAACGGACAACCGAACTCAATCAAGCAAATAGTTTTCTAGGTTCGATTTTGGCAAGTATTCGCTCTGGTGTAATTGTAGTAGACTATCAGTTTAATATTCTCGGTTGGAATAATGAAGCCGAAAATCTCTGGGGATTGCGAGTCGATGAAGTTAAAGGACAATCTTTATTAGGTCTTGATATTGGTTTACCAGTTGCTCAATTACGAGAACCGATTCGTAGATGTCTAAGTAGAAATAAAGACAAACAAGAAATCCAGCTTAAAGCTATTAATCGCCGAGGAAAAACTATTCAATGTCATATTAGTTTTAATCCCTTAATTGGGATTAATAAAGAACTTCAGGGTGTAATACTCTTGATAGATGAAATTGGGGCTTCAATTGACTAA
- a CDS encoding PAS domain-containing hybrid sensor histidine kinase/response regulator has product MNISNFENQINNAQQQLAKMQENLDQPPSSEREAEAITALSISIEELHVALEELEQQNSELIITRQELEKERQQYQNLFELAPDGYIVTDRNGVIQAANRSTEKLLHVRRDHLLGKPFILFICKTSRHTFHHCLDSLFQSYEIEELELELQPRHGKPLIAGISLSVELDFKGNITRLLWSIRDLSERIANEQKNRQQAALLDVATEAIIVSDLEDKITFWNSSAKNIYEWEAPEVLGKNAMELWWQETVPQLAEAKQSALAQGKWQGELKKYTKTGREILVESHWSVIRDRSEQPKSILIVDTDITEKKQLESQLFQSQRLESIGTLASGIAHDLNNILNPILGSVQILPRLIPQPNESCRKLTELIETNAKRGANIVKQVLAFSRSEEGERQNLKLNSVIEEVEHLIQETFPKTINLVVNTPPDLWTVYANPTQMHQVLLNLCVNSRDAMPYGGTLMICAENRIVTEDYARKHLDAEAGAYVVFSIIDTGYGIPPQILERIFEPFFTTKEVYQGTGLGLFTAMGIVKNHGGFIEVSSELKSGTQFEIFLPAIEIEKIETKVSTSALPEGKGELILVVDDEKDNLYMTQILLETSGYRVLTAKDGLDAVAIFEQHYGEIELVLMDMMMPNLDGATAIAELVKIAPQVKIISLSGLATDYSLARNSKVKAFLAKPITAESLLTTIKQVIQN; this is encoded by the coding sequence ATGAATATCTCAAATTTTGAGAACCAAATCAATAATGCTCAACAGCAATTAGCTAAAATGCAAGAGAATTTAGATCAACCTCCTTCTTCAGAAAGAGAAGCTGAAGCAATTACCGCCCTTTCTATTTCTATTGAAGAACTGCACGTAGCTTTAGAAGAGTTAGAACAACAAAACTCAGAATTAATTATTACTCGCCAAGAACTAGAAAAAGAACGTCAGCAATATCAAAATTTGTTTGAATTAGCTCCCGATGGATATATTGTGACCGATCGCAATGGCGTAATTCAAGCAGCCAATCGCTCTACAGAAAAATTGCTGCACGTAAGACGCGATCACTTATTAGGAAAACCTTTTATTCTTTTTATCTGCAAAACATCGCGCCATACTTTTCACCATTGTTTAGATTCTTTATTCCAAAGTTACGAGATTGAAGAATTGGAATTAGAATTGCAACCTCGTCATGGTAAACCTTTGATCGCAGGAATCTCTTTATCCGTAGAGCTAGATTTTAAAGGAAATATTACAAGACTATTGTGGTCAATTCGCGATCTCAGCGAACGGATCGCTAATGAGCAAAAAAACCGCCAACAAGCTGCTTTATTGGACGTAGCTACAGAAGCAATTATTGTCAGCGACTTGGAAGATAAAATTACGTTTTGGAACTCTAGTGCCAAAAACATTTACGAATGGGAAGCACCAGAAGTTCTTGGTAAAAACGCGATGGAACTTTGGTGGCAAGAAACTGTACCTCAACTAGCAGAAGCCAAACAAAGTGCATTAGCACAAGGAAAATGGCAGGGAGAACTCAAAAAATATACTAAAACAGGTCGAGAAATCTTGGTAGAAAGTCACTGGTCAGTTATACGCGATCGCTCAGAACAACCAAAATCTATTCTAATTGTAGACACCGACATCACTGAAAAAAAACAACTAGAATCTCAATTATTCCAATCCCAACGTTTAGAAAGTATCGGCACTCTGGCAAGCGGAATTGCCCATGATCTCAATAATATTCTTAATCCTATCTTAGGCTCGGTGCAAATTTTGCCTCGTCTGATCCCTCAACCAAACGAATCCTGTCGCAAATTAACTGAGTTAATCGAAACTAATGCTAAACGCGGTGCCAATATCGTCAAACAAGTACTCGCATTCTCTCGGAGTGAAGAAGGCGAAAGGCAAAATCTTAAACTCAACAGTGTAATTGAAGAAGTTGAACATTTAATCCAAGAGACTTTTCCGAAAACAATTAATTTGGTCGTCAATACTCCCCCAGATTTATGGACAGTTTACGCCAATCCTACCCAAATGCATCAAGTATTACTCAATCTTTGCGTCAATTCTCGCGATGCAATGCCTTATGGTGGAACTTTGATGATTTGTGCCGAAAACCGAATTGTTACAGAAGACTACGCTCGCAAACATCTTGATGCCGAAGCAGGAGCTTATGTTGTTTTCTCAATCATCGATACTGGTTATGGCATTCCCCCTCAGATTCTGGAGCGAATTTTTGAGCCATTTTTCACGACAAAAGAAGTATATCAAGGTACTGGATTAGGACTTTTTACCGCGATGGGAATTGTGAAAAATCATGGAGGTTTTATTGAAGTATCGAGTGAATTGAAATCTGGTACTCAATTTGAAATTTTCTTGCCAGCTATCGAAATCGAAAAAATAGAAACCAAAGTTTCAACATCAGCCTTACCCGAAGGCAAGGGAGAATTAATTTTGGTAGTCGACGATGAAAAAGACAACCTTTACATGACTCAAATTTTACTAGAAACTTCTGGTTATCGGGTACTAACTGCCAAAGACGGCTTAGACGCGGTCGCAATTTTTGAACAGCATTATGGTGAAATCGAACTAGTGTTAATGGATATGATGATGCCCAATCTGGATGGAGCCACTGCGATCGCGGAATTAGTAAAAATTGCTCCTCAAGTTAAAATAATCAGTCTTAGCGGACTGGCAACTGACTATTCTCTAGCCAGAAATTCTAAGGTTAAAGCCTTTTTAGCCAAACCAATTACCGCAGAAAGTTTACTGACTACTATTAAACAAGTTATTCAAAACTAA
- a CDS encoding hemerythrin domain-containing protein translates to MVSLTDEKRAALAEKLAGMKAIQDLIISNEQEFINQCDDTEIRDRLQKMLSDDQKNLGIIETAITQYGIQSEPKDKVQQMVQKAEEMMSGSDLTMYEKMAQHELLKHGQVMSGLIVHKAAQIVGADVQAALAPINTVNFENRAHQEQLKGVLEVLGTRELTGEEADQGLWSRVQDAISALTGVVGSVATQNSDQSDLKIQDIIRMDHQKVNVLIGEIEQSNDNQKIQEYFGQLYQDLLVHSVAEEQVVYPTVRPFYGDEDTQELYDEQAQLREILDQMKSLEPDSQEFKDMLQQVKEMVGDHTRQEESTMFSAIKSNCSSQQQQQMATEFKEAKKQLQLEMAG, encoded by the coding sequence ATGGTATCTTTAACAGATGAAAAACGTGCTGCTCTTGCAGAAAAATTAGCAGGCATGAAAGCTATTCAAGATTTAATTATTTCTAACGAACAAGAGTTTATCAATCAATGTGATGATACCGAGATTCGCGATCGCCTTCAAAAAATGCTTTCCGATGACCAAAAGAATCTAGGTATTATTGAAACAGCCATTACTCAATACGGTATTCAATCAGAACCAAAAGATAAAGTCCAACAAATGGTTCAGAAAGCCGAAGAAATGATGTCGGGTTCTGACCTAACCATGTACGAAAAAATGGCTCAACACGAACTACTAAAACACGGACAAGTTATGTCTGGGCTAATTGTACATAAAGCTGCTCAGATAGTTGGTGCTGATGTTCAAGCAGCCCTCGCACCTATCAATACGGTTAACTTTGAAAACCGCGCTCATCAAGAGCAACTAAAAGGAGTACTTGAAGTTTTAGGAACTCGTGAATTAACTGGAGAAGAAGCAGACCAAGGACTTTGGAGTCGTGTTCAAGATGCCATTTCAGCACTTACTGGTGTAGTAGGTAGTGTGGCTACTCAAAACTCTGATCAATCAGATCTGAAAATTCAAGATATCATCCGTATGGATCATCAAAAAGTCAATGTTTTAATTGGCGAAATTGAACAAAGTAATGATAATCAAAAAATCCAAGAATATTTTGGTCAACTTTATCAAGATTTACTAGTTCATTCAGTAGCAGAAGAACAAGTTGTTTATCCTACTGTACGTCCATTTTATGGCGACGAAGATACCCAAGAACTTTATGATGAACAAGCACAACTTAGAGAAATTCTTGACCAGATGAAGTCTTTAGAGCCAGATTCTCAAGAATTCAAAGATATGTTGCAGCAAGTCAAAGAAATGGTTGGTGACCATACTCGTCAAGAAGAAAGCACAATGTTCTCTGCCATCAAGAGTAACTGTTCTTCTCAACAACAGCAACAAATGGCAACTGAATTTAAAGAAGCTAAAAAACAATTGCAATTAGAAATGGCTGGCTAA
- a CDS encoding SGNH/GDSL hydrolase family protein, whose translation MFKSHPRERLIFTKRKPKPRRNLSWLWVILSLLLSLMVLELLTRIVMDVAGKRKESSQSQTETQVRKAYRLKFVTETGQPYQTIGVDGTLVAQRSVSLGYQLIPNQKNQYWQINEQGFRDTEPISTVKPKDEIRIFLLGGSTAFGYGSFNNQETISEQLEAFLNQRVQQQKDSPQMYRSNSISGDEEAQKQALAKPLKIKSGNYRVINAAVPGYASGNQLAQLALDTLRYKPDLVIVLDGYVDLMLPSNQTAIEIPQLEKMLDDGPTYLRVYLKKSLQPLRDKVYLIRFIQDNWLSVKPSEQQVTWLLDEQLNNLAQYFPQDQSESQRRIARYFQNHKQMAGLTAGARIPLIIAVQPEITGRNPSRLTAVEGSVTTELGRDYIQKAKQFYPQFVAASKELARVFPYNVKTIELYPLQDEYPAPSFIDAIHLSPEGNKMLAQQLYYAIASSTKMQVVPTITKPDTESELQPQSQPQIQSQPQPQPQLISNP comes from the coding sequence ATGTTTAAATCTCACCCTCGTGAACGTCTAATTTTTACTAAACGCAAACCTAAACCTCGTCGCAATTTATCTTGGTTATGGGTCATTTTGTCTCTGCTTCTCTCTTTAATGGTTCTTGAACTATTAACCCGTATCGTAATGGATGTAGCGGGTAAAAGAAAAGAGTCTAGCCAAAGTCAAACAGAAACTCAAGTTAGAAAAGCTTATCGCCTCAAGTTTGTAACAGAAACTGGACAACCTTATCAAACTATTGGAGTAGATGGAACTCTAGTCGCTCAACGTAGTGTTTCTCTAGGCTATCAATTGATTCCTAATCAAAAAAATCAATATTGGCAAATTAACGAGCAGGGTTTTCGAGATACAGAGCCAATTTCAACTGTTAAACCTAAAGATGAAATTAGAATTTTTCTGTTAGGTGGTTCGACTGCTTTTGGTTACGGTAGTTTTAATAATCAAGAAACAATTAGTGAACAATTAGAGGCTTTTCTAAATCAAAGAGTCCAACAACAAAAAGACTCTCCTCAAATGTATCGTTCTAATTCGATTTCTGGAGATGAAGAAGCACAAAAACAAGCTTTAGCCAAACCTTTAAAAATTAAATCAGGCAACTATCGTGTGATTAATGCTGCTGTTCCTGGTTATGCTTCGGGAAACCAATTAGCTCAATTGGCTTTGGATACTTTGCGGTATAAACCCGATTTAGTAATCGTATTGGATGGCTATGTAGATTTAATGCTTCCTAGTAATCAAACTGCGATTGAAATACCTCAACTCGAAAAAATGCTCGATGATGGCCCAACTTATTTGCGTGTCTATCTCAAAAAAAGTCTGCAACCTCTACGCGATAAAGTTTATCTAATTAGATTTATTCAGGATAATTGGCTATCGGTTAAACCTTCAGAACAACAAGTTACTTGGTTGTTAGATGAACAGTTAAATAACTTAGCTCAATATTTTCCTCAAGATCAAAGTGAATCTCAACGTCGAATTGCTCGCTATTTTCAAAATCATAAACAAATGGCTGGTTTGACTGCTGGGGCGCGTATTCCTTTAATTATCGCTGTACAACCAGAAATTACAGGTAGAAATCCTAGTAGATTAACTGCTGTAGAAGGAAGTGTAACTACTGAACTTGGTAGAGATTATATCCAAAAAGCAAAACAGTTTTATCCGCAGTTTGTAGCTGCTAGTAAAGAACTGGCAAGAGTTTTTCCTTATAATGTCAAAACTATCGAGTTATATCCTCTTCAAGACGAATATCCTGCACCTAGTTTTATTGATGCAATTCACCTCAGCCCAGAAGGAAACAAAATGCTGGCACAACAATTATATTATGCGATCGCATCTTCGACCAAAATGCAAGTAGTTCCTACTATTACTAAACCAGACACTGAATCTGAACTCCAACCTCAATCACAACCTCAAATTCAATCTCAACCCCAACCCCAACCCCAACTAATATCTAATCCTTAA
- a CDS encoding low molecular weight protein-tyrosine-phosphatase yields the protein MAYKLLFVCLGNICRSPSAENITNHLIQEAGLVGKIVCDSAGTSSYHIGSPPDRRMTAAATKRGIKLQGRARQFQPLDFEKFDLILAMDKQNYQDILYLDRQDQYQDKVRLICDFATSYPDREVPDPYYGGSQGFEYVIDLLLDACQGLLAYVVKTQEYQAKL from the coding sequence ATGGCTTATAAATTATTGTTCGTTTGTTTAGGTAACATTTGTCGTTCTCCCTCAGCAGAGAATATTACTAACCATTTAATTCAAGAAGCTGGTTTAGTAGGGAAAATTGTCTGTGATTCGGCAGGAACTTCTAGCTATCATATTGGTTCTCCTCCAGACCGTCGTATGACTGCTGCTGCAACTAAAAGAGGAATCAAACTTCAAGGTCGGGCAAGGCAATTTCAACCATTGGATTTTGAAAAATTTGACCTAATTCTAGCTATGGATAAACAAAATTACCAAGATATTCTTTATCTTGACCGCCAAGACCAATACCAGGATAAAGTTCGCTTGATTTGCGATTTTGCCACTTCCTATCCAGACCGAGAAGTTCCCGATCCTTACTATGGAGGTTCTCAAGGGTTTGAATACGTAATTGATTTGTTATTAGATGCTTGTCAGGGTTTGTTGGCATACGTAGTTAAAACTCAAGAATATCAAGCAAAACTATAA
- a CDS encoding ABC transporter ATP-binding protein/permease has protein sequence MNRFNFQVFKRFWAIAKLYWFGNEKKGAWTLLGLLFILLIAYTLLSVKLTEEQGNIISSLSAKSPERFWTTIKIFLGILIVYVPLFAGFNYVQYRLGNYWRRWLTQNFLGRYFSNRAFYELGNFNTNIDNPDQRISEDIKGFTQDSLVFLLVIINSIFQVAAFSFVLWKISPNLVWLLVGYALVGTIFATGVFGKKLVKVNFDQLKKEANFRFGLVRIRENSESIAFYQGENQENNKLKQIFHEVFENFNLLILWQELYFGLFVNTYEFIPYIIPAIVVAPSVFDGTFEVGKVTEAQIAFARVFASLNIIVSRFQSLTAFVAGIDRLSSLDEYLNRLEHKTTRRERPTIDTVEDGRLAIQRLTLQTPNYQKTLVRNLSFALEPRTGLLIMGSSGCGKSSLLRAIAGLWNSGTGVITRPHLAQMLFLPQKPYMILGTLRNQLIYPQAELSIEDQQLYHVLEQVNLADLADRFGGLNAEQDWGDVLSLGEQQRLAFARILINKPKYTILDEATSALDLKNEENLYNHLKKSETTFISVGHRSTLLKYHKLVLKIENSEQWQLEQVT, from the coding sequence ATGAATAGATTTAACTTTCAAGTATTTAAAAGGTTTTGGGCGATCGCAAAACTTTATTGGTTTGGCAATGAAAAAAAAGGAGCTTGGACTCTACTCGGTTTATTATTTATTTTATTAATTGCCTATACATTACTAAGTGTTAAATTAACTGAAGAGCAAGGCAATATTATTTCTTCTCTTTCGGCAAAAAGTCCAGAGAGATTTTGGACAACGATTAAAATATTTTTAGGAATACTAATTGTATATGTACCTTTATTTGCGGGTTTTAATTACGTTCAATATAGATTAGGTAATTATTGGCGTAGATGGCTGACCCAAAATTTTTTAGGACGTTATTTTAGTAATCGAGCTTTTTATGAATTAGGTAATTTTAATACAAATATTGATAATCCTGATCAACGTATTTCTGAAGATATTAAAGGTTTTACTCAAGATTCTTTAGTATTTTTATTAGTAATTATTAACTCAATTTTTCAAGTAGCAGCTTTTAGTTTTGTCCTTTGGAAAATTTCACCAAATTTAGTTTGGCTACTAGTTGGATATGCTTTGGTTGGTACAATTTTTGCTACAGGAGTGTTTGGCAAAAAACTAGTTAAAGTTAATTTTGATCAACTTAAAAAAGAAGCTAATTTTCGTTTTGGTCTAGTTCGGATTCGAGAAAATTCTGAATCAATTGCTTTTTATCAAGGAGAAAATCAAGAAAATAATAAATTAAAACAAATCTTTCATGAGGTTTTTGAAAACTTTAATTTACTGATTCTATGGCAAGAATTATATTTTGGTTTATTTGTCAACACTTATGAATTTATTCCTTATATTATTCCTGCGATCGTAGTTGCTCCTAGTGTTTTTGATGGTACTTTTGAAGTAGGTAAAGTCACCGAAGCTCAAATTGCTTTTGCTAGAGTTTTTGCTTCTTTAAATATTATTGTTAGTCGTTTTCAATCCTTGACTGCTTTTGTCGCTGGAATTGATCGCTTATCTTCTTTGGATGAATATCTCAATCGTCTTGAACACAAAACTACTCGACGAGAACGCCCCACTATCGATACAGTTGAAGATGGTCGTTTAGCCATTCAACGTCTAACTTTACAAACACCCAATTATCAAAAAACCCTCGTCCGCAATCTTTCCTTCGCCCTCGAACCAAGAACAGGATTACTAATTATGGGATCGAGTGGCTGTGGTAAAAGTTCCTTATTAAGAGCGATCGCAGGGTTGTGGAATTCTGGCACAGGAGTAATTACTCGTCCTCATTTAGCCCAAATGCTGTTTTTGCCACAAAAACCCTACATGATCCTAGGAACTCTGCGCAATCAGTTGATTTATCCTCAAGCTGAGTTGTCTATAGAAGACCAACAACTATATCATGTTCTAGAACAAGTGAATTTAGCCGATTTAGCCGACCGATTTGGTGGATTAAACGCCGAACAAGATTGGGGAGATGTTTTATCTTTAGGAGAACAACAAAGATTAGCTTTTGCTCGCATCCTGATTAACAAGCCAAAATACACCATTTTGGACGAAGCTACTAGCGCGTTAGATCTGAAAAACGAAGAAAATCTTTACAATCATTTGAAAAAAAGCGAAACTACGTTTATCAGTGTGGGTCATCGTTCTACTTTACTCAAATATCATAAATTAGTCTTAAAAATCGAGAATAGCGAACAATGGCAACTCGAACAAGTCACTTAA
- a CDS encoding 1,2-dihydroxy-3-keto-5-methylthiopentene dioxygenase: MAVLRLENGTTYTQLEDIAQKLAPLNIELNYWTVGDDSQLNRLLAQDSLTESQKEAVLQALDHYFEQLKQTAGYQARDLIVLNPDTPNLDTLLSKFNRCHTHADDEVRYIVAGEGVFGFVLPDGSQVELTIQPEEYINVPAGTQHWFYLTKQSKIKAVRYFTTTEGWLPEYNNTEIRFATPVTV, encoded by the coding sequence ATGGCAGTATTGCGTTTAGAAAATGGCACAACTTATACTCAACTAGAAGATATTGCTCAAAAACTTGCTCCCCTTAATATTGAGTTAAATTATTGGACTGTCGGTGATGATTCTCAACTCAACCGTCTTCTAGCCCAAGATAGTCTAACAGAAAGCCAAAAAGAAGCAGTTTTACAAGCTTTAGACCATTATTTTGAGCAATTAAAACAAACTGCTGGTTATCAAGCTCGCGATTTGATTGTTCTCAATCCTGATACGCCTAACCTGGATACCTTATTATCTAAATTTAATCGCTGTCACACTCATGCTGATGATGAAGTCCGCTACATTGTTGCTGGCGAAGGTGTGTTTGGGTTTGTTCTTCCTGATGGTTCGCAAGTAGAATTAACCATCCAACCAGAAGAATATATTAACGTACCCGCAGGAACACAACATTGGTTTTATTTAACTAAACAATCAAAAATTAAAGCAGTACGGTATTTCACCACTACTGAGGGTTGGCTTCCCGAATATAACAATACAGAAATTCGGTTTGCTACTCCCGTCACAGTTTGA
- a CDS encoding cysteine synthase A — protein MDIKDGFVGTVGNTPLIRLNSFSEATGCEILGKAEFLNPGGSVKDRAALYIIEDAEQKELLKPGGTVVEGTAGNTGIGLAHICNAKGYKCLIIIPETQSQEKIDTLRTLGAEVRTVPAVPYKNPNNYVKLSGRLAAEMDNAIWANQFDNLANRQAHYETTGKEIWEQTDGKIDAWVTATGTGGTYAGVAMFLKDQNPEIRCVVADPMGSGLYSYVKTGEIKTEGNSITEGIGNSRVTANMEGAPMDDAIQVDDQECVRVLYQLLRQDGLFMGGSVGINVAAAVALAKQIGPGHTIVTVLCDGGSRYQSRLYNQQWLAEKGLLPD, from the coding sequence ATGGATATTAAAGACGGTTTTGTAGGTACAGTTGGCAATACACCTTTAATTCGCTTAAACAGCTTTAGTGAAGCAACAGGTTGTGAAATTCTTGGTAAAGCAGAATTCCTTAATCCTGGAGGTTCAGTTAAAGATAGGGCTGCTTTATATATTATTGAAGATGCCGAACAAAAAGAATTATTAAAGCCTGGAGGAACAGTTGTCGAAGGAACGGCTGGTAATACAGGAATTGGCTTGGCACATATTTGTAATGCTAAAGGATACAAGTGTTTAATTATTATTCCTGAAACTCAATCTCAAGAAAAAATAGATACATTAAGAACTTTGGGGGCTGAGGTTCGTACTGTTCCCGCCGTACCTTATAAAAATCCAAATAACTATGTCAAACTTTCAGGACGTTTGGCAGCAGAGATGGATAACGCTATCTGGGCTAATCAATTTGATAATTTAGCCAATCGCCAGGCACATTATGAAACCACTGGTAAAGAAATCTGGGAACAAACCGATGGCAAAATTGATGCTTGGGTAACAGCTACAGGTACAGGTGGCACTTATGCTGGGGTAGCGATGTTTCTCAAAGATCAAAATCCCGAGATTCGATGCGTAGTAGCCGATCCTATGGGTAGCGGACTGTATAGCTATGTAAAAACAGGAGAAATTAAAACCGAAGGTAACTCAATTACTGAAGGAATTGGTAACAGTCGCGTTACGGCTAATATGGAAGGCGCACCAATGGACGATGCCATTCAAGTTGACGACCAGGAATGTGTGAGAGTTCTTTATCAATTACTTCGTCAAGATGGTTTATTTATGGGGGGTTCGGTAGGAATTAACGTTGCTGCTGCGGTAGCTTTAGCCAAACAAATAGGGCCTGGTCATACGATTGTAACTGTTTTGTGTGATGGTGGCAGTCGTTATCAATCGCGATTGTATAATCAGCAGTGGTTGGCAGAAAAAGGTCTTTTGCCCGATTAA